The following coding sequences lie in one Euhalothece natronophila Z-M001 genomic window:
- a CDS encoding M48 metallopeptidase family protein, protein MVSESKANFKKKVWEWAEKLEVSVEFITLRSMRNKWASCSSTGRLTFDSSLLELPPHLQDYAIVHELLHLQIPNHGRLWQCLMEAHLGDYQSYEKELKEIVRDRMKSKN, encoded by the coding sequence ATGGTATCAGAGAGTAAAGCAAACTTTAAGAAAAAAGTGTGGGAATGGGCAGAAAAATTGGAAGTTTCTGTTGAATTCATTACACTGCGATCCATGCGAAACAAGTGGGCATCTTGTTCTTCTACAGGACGCTTAACTTTTGATAGTTCTTTATTAGAGTTGCCTCCCCATTTACAAGATTACGCGATCGTCCATGAACTCTTACACCTACAAATTCCCAATCACGGGAGATTATGGCAATGTTTAATGGAAGCCCATCTAGGAGATTATCAATCCTATGAGAAAGAGTTAAAGGAGATTGTGCGCGATCGTATGAAGTCGAAGAACTAG
- a CDS encoding heavy metal translocating P-type ATPase translates to MTTNKLEQETTTLKLEGMSCAGCASAIEKAISNVSGVETCDVNFGAEQATVGFNPETTNVERIQKAVADAGYGASVYSQDDWLGGQQDEEKAKQEAATKDLKRKTIVGGIISAILMVGGLPMMTGLDIPWIPHWLHNFWLQLVLTTPVQFWCGASFYRNSWKAFKNRAATMDTLIALGTSAAYFYSLFVTLFSGVLREQGITPEVYYETSAVIITMILLGNFFELRARDKTSEAIRKLMSLQARSARVIRDGEVQDIPIEAVQIGDVVVVRPGEKIPVDGEVIEGGSTVDESMVTGESMPVQKQAGDEVVGATINKTGSFQFRATRVGKDTVLAQIVHLVQEAQGSKAPIQNLADQITGWFVPAVIAIALLTFIIWFNAMGNLTLGIINMVAVLIIACPCTLGLATPTSIMVGTGKGAENGILIKGAESLQIAHELNTIVFDKTGTLTVGKPKVTDFVTTIGNDGKKELKLLRLVALVEQQSEHPLAEAVVEYAQSQGIQLEETIQNFNAIPGSGVEATVSDRWLQIGTARWLKEEIGINTDFFSDQAQQWEAEGKTVIWIAVDGELQGLIALADTVKPASTEAVKALRNLGLEVVMITGDNETTANAIARQVGIPRVMAQVRPDQKAEQIVALQKEGKRVAMVGDGINDAPALAQADVGIAIGTGTDIAITASDITLISGDLQGVVTAIQLSRATIRNIRQNLFFAFVYNVAGIPIAAGILYPFLGLLLNPIIAGAAMAFSSVSVVSNALRLRNFKPS, encoded by the coding sequence ATGACTACAAACAAGTTAGAACAGGAAACAACTACTCTGAAATTAGAGGGAATGAGTTGTGCTGGTTGCGCCAGTGCTATTGAGAAAGCAATTAGTAATGTCTCAGGAGTTGAAACTTGTGATGTTAATTTTGGCGCAGAACAAGCAACAGTAGGATTTAACCCTGAAACAACCAATGTAGAGCGTATCCAAAAAGCCGTAGCAGATGCTGGCTATGGGGCTTCTGTTTATTCCCAAGATGATTGGTTGGGAGGGCAACAAGATGAGGAGAAAGCCAAACAAGAAGCTGCCACCAAGGATTTAAAACGTAAAACCATTGTTGGGGGCATTATCTCCGCAATTCTTATGGTGGGTGGACTCCCGATGATGACAGGTTTAGATATCCCTTGGATTCCTCATTGGTTACATAATTTCTGGTTACAGTTGGTGTTAACAACCCCTGTGCAATTTTGGTGTGGGGCTTCTTTTTATCGCAATAGCTGGAAGGCTTTTAAAAATCGGGCTGCCACAATGGATACTTTAATTGCATTGGGAACCAGTGCAGCTTATTTTTATTCTCTATTTGTCACCCTGTTTTCAGGGGTGTTACGTGAGCAAGGAATTACCCCCGAAGTTTATTATGAAACCTCTGCTGTTATTATTACGATGATTCTGTTGGGGAACTTCTTTGAACTACGGGCGCGTGATAAAACCTCAGAAGCGATCCGTAAACTAATGAGCTTACAAGCTCGTTCGGCGCGTGTGATTCGGGATGGTGAAGTGCAAGATATTCCCATTGAGGCGGTACAAATTGGTGATGTAGTTGTGGTACGCCCTGGGGAGAAAATTCCTGTGGATGGGGAAGTGATTGAAGGGGGATCAACCGTTGATGAAAGTATGGTGACGGGGGAAAGTATGCCTGTACAAAAACAGGCTGGTGATGAGGTTGTGGGGGCAACGATTAATAAAACAGGAAGTTTTCAATTTCGGGCCACCCGAGTGGGGAAAGATACCGTATTAGCCCAAATTGTGCATTTAGTTCAGGAAGCTCAAGGATCAAAAGCCCCGATTCAAAATTTAGCGGATCAGATTACTGGTTGGTTTGTTCCAGCAGTGATCGCGATCGCGCTTTTGACTTTTATCATCTGGTTTAACGCTATGGGGAATCTTACCCTTGGCATTATTAATATGGTTGCTGTTCTCATTATTGCCTGTCCTTGCACCCTTGGGTTAGCCACGCCTACCTCAATCATGGTGGGAACAGGAAAAGGGGCGGAAAATGGCATTTTAATTAAAGGGGCAGAAAGTTTACAAATTGCCCATGAACTCAATACCATTGTTTTCGATAAAACGGGAACGTTAACCGTCGGAAAACCAAAAGTAACTGATTTTGTAACCACGATTGGTAATGATGGCAAGAAAGAGTTAAAGTTACTGCGCTTAGTTGCTTTAGTAGAACAACAGTCAGAACACCCCCTAGCTGAAGCGGTGGTAGAGTATGCCCAATCCCAAGGGATACAGTTAGAAGAAACTATCCAAAACTTTAATGCCATTCCCGGAAGCGGTGTAGAAGCGACCGTTTCTGATCGATGGTTACAAATTGGCACCGCCCGTTGGTTAAAAGAAGAAATTGGTATTAATACGGATTTCTTTAGCGATCAAGCCCAGCAGTGGGAAGCAGAGGGCAAAACCGTGATTTGGATTGCCGTAGATGGTGAGTTACAAGGTCTGATCGCCTTAGCGGATACCGTTAAACCTGCTTCTACCGAGGCAGTGAAAGCCCTCCGAAATTTAGGGTTAGAAGTGGTAATGATTACTGGGGATAATGAAACTACTGCAAACGCGATCGCGCGACAAGTGGGGATTCCTCGCGTCATGGCACAAGTTCGCCCTGATCAAAAAGCAGAACAAATTGTCGCCCTCCAAAAGGAAGGAAAACGGGTTGCTATGGTAGGAGATGGCATTAATGATGCCCCAGCCTTAGCCCAAGCTGATGTGGGAATTGCCATTGGCACTGGCACCGATATTGCCATTACTGCCTCTGATATTACGTTGATTTCAGGGGACTTACAAGGTGTAGTAACTGCGATTCAACTAAGTCGCGCCACTATCCGTAATATTCGGCAAAATCTCTTTTTCGCCTTTGTCTATAATGTTGCAGGGATTCCCATTGCTGCAGGAATTTTATATCCCTTCTTGGGTTTATTATTAAATCCGATTATTGCGGGAGCGGCGATGGCGTTTAGTTCCGTTTCTGTGGTGTCTAATGCCCTACGCCTACGGAATTTTAAGCCCAGTTAA
- the cas12k gene encoding type V CRISPR-associated protein Cas12k (Type V-K CRISPR systems have also been known as with the large Cas12k protein, has also been known as type V-U5, and Cas12k as C2c5.), producing the protein MSQITIQCRLVASEDTRHQLWQLMAQQNTPLINELLKQVAEHPEFETWRQKGKLPGGIVSQLCKPLKEDSRFIGQPARFYTSATKLVEYIYQSWLALQQRLQWRLNGQKRWLEILKSDQELCTQAECSLKTLRHQASEILASLQPSTSKSKKKSKKQKNSYGKSLFDAHDNAEDSLTRSAIAYLLKNNCKLPKEEEDPEKFAQRRRKAEIKVERLTKQIESSLPKGRDLTGEQWLETLLTAANTVPKDKEQFKSWQNILLTKPKSVPFPISYETNEDLTWSKNEKGRLCVRFSGLSKQTFQIYCDQRQLKWFQRFYEDQETKRASKKHHSSSLFTLRSARILWQEGTAKGQPWQINYLTLQCTVDTRLWTAEGTEQVKQEKSDEITKILTNMEEKDNLTQTQEAFIKRKQTTRDRLKHSYPRPSKPLYQGQPHLLLGVAFRLEKPATIAIVDGTTGKAITYRSIKQLLGENYKLLNRQRQTKKKQSHQRHKNQKKFATNQLKNSELGEYIDHLIAKAIVKVAQTYQVGSIVLPKLENLRELIQTEVKMRAEQKVPGYLEGQKQYAKQYRIEVHQWSYGRLIEQIKTKANQGGITIEQNQQTIRGSPQEEAKEIAILAYQAR; encoded by the coding sequence ATGAGCCAAATAACGATTCAATGTCGCCTTGTTGCCAGCGAAGACACTCGCCATCAGCTTTGGCAGTTAATGGCGCAACAGAATACGCCGTTAATCAACGAACTGCTAAAACAGGTAGCGGAACATCCTGAATTTGAAACTTGGCGACAGAAAGGAAAACTTCCTGGGGGAATCGTTAGCCAACTCTGTAAGCCTTTAAAAGAAGATTCTCGCTTCATTGGTCAACCAGCAAGATTTTATACCAGCGCGACTAAGTTGGTGGAATATATTTATCAATCTTGGCTTGCCCTACAGCAACGCTTGCAATGGAGGCTCAATGGTCAAAAACGCTGGTTAGAAATTCTCAAAAGTGATCAAGAACTCTGTACCCAAGCAGAGTGTTCTTTAAAGACACTTCGCCATCAAGCCAGTGAAATCCTTGCCTCTCTTCAGCCTTCTACAAGTAAGAGCAAAAAGAAATCGAAAAAGCAAAAAAATAGTTATGGAAAAAGTCTGTTTGATGCTCATGACAATGCAGAAGATAGTTTAACTCGGAGCGCGATCGCGTACCTTCTCAAAAACAATTGTAAACTTCCTAAAGAGGAAGAAGACCCTGAAAAATTCGCTCAACGACGACGTAAAGCAGAAATCAAAGTTGAACGATTAACCAAGCAAATCGAAAGCAGTTTACCCAAAGGACGAGATTTAACTGGGGAACAATGGTTAGAAACCTTACTCACCGCAGCGAATACCGTTCCCAAAGATAAAGAACAATTCAAATCTTGGCAAAATATCTTACTGACTAAGCCCAAATCTGTTCCCTTTCCCATCAGTTACGAAACCAATGAGGATTTAACGTGGAGTAAAAACGAAAAAGGTCGCCTTTGTGTTCGGTTTAGTGGCTTAAGTAAGCAGACATTTCAAATTTATTGTGACCAAAGACAACTCAAGTGGTTTCAACGATTTTACGAAGATCAGGAAACCAAACGAGCCAGCAAAAAGCACCATTCTAGTAGCTTATTTACTCTTCGTTCCGCCCGTATTTTGTGGCAAGAAGGTACAGCTAAAGGTCAGCCTTGGCAGATTAACTATTTAACATTGCAGTGTACAGTTGATACTCGCTTATGGACAGCAGAAGGAACTGAACAAGTCAAACAGGAAAAAAGTGATGAAATTACTAAAATTCTCACGAACATGGAGGAGAAAGATAATTTAACTCAAACTCAAGAAGCCTTTATTAAGCGTAAACAAACAACGCGCGATCGCTTGAAGCATTCTTATCCCCGTCCTAGTAAACCTCTCTATCAAGGTCAACCTCATCTCCTTCTTGGGGTAGCTTTTAGATTAGAGAAACCTGCCACGATCGCGATCGTTGATGGTACAACTGGAAAAGCAATCACTTATCGCAGTATCAAACAACTATTAGGTGAGAACTATAAATTACTCAATCGACAACGCCAAACCAAGAAAAAGCAATCCCATCAACGGCATAAAAATCAGAAAAAGTTTGCCACTAATCAGCTAAAAAATTCTGAGCTAGGAGAATATATTGATCATTTAATCGCAAAAGCAATTGTTAAAGTTGCTCAAACTTATCAAGTGGGAAGTATTGTTCTACCCAAACTTGAAAATCTCCGTGAGTTAATTCAAACTGAAGTCAAGATGCGAGCCGAACAGAAAGTTCCTGGTTATCTCGAAGGACAGAAACAATATGCTAAACAATACCGAATTGAAGTTCATCAGTGGAGTTATGGCAGATTAATTGAACAAATTAAAACCAAAGCTAATCAAGGAGGAATTACTATTGAGCAAAATCAACAAACGATTCGAGGTTCTCCTCAAGAGGAAGCCAAAGAAATCGCAATTTTAGCTTATCAAGCTCGTTGA
- a CDS encoding MerR family transcriptional regulator, with translation MNKQFFTSREAAQITGCSLRQLQYWREKEVVVPTIAGTGTGRSVYYSYSELVELKLMESWLAIGFSFDRSRMLLDKLRFYKDKFDYLNPETTDRVMFYWNPDWERLLLDPFERDRAIECLDQGLAVIPLWFDQIHHQLRLKLKYS, from the coding sequence ATGAACAAACAATTTTTCACTAGCCGAGAAGCCGCTCAAATTACAGGTTGTTCCCTTCGTCAATTGCAGTATTGGCGGGAAAAAGAGGTGGTTGTACCAACAATTGCGGGGACGGGGACAGGACGTAGTGTGTACTACTCCTATTCCGAGTTGGTGGAACTTAAGCTGATGGAATCTTGGTTAGCGATTGGTTTTAGCTTTGACCGTTCAAGGATGCTTCTGGATAAGTTGAGGTTTTATAAGGATAAGTTTGATTATTTAAATCCTGAAACAACTGATCGAGTAATGTTCTATTGGAATCCTGATTGGGAGCGTTTATTATTAGACCCTTTTGAGCGCGATCGCGCTATTGAATGTCTGGATCAAGGATTAGCCGTCATTCCGTTATGGTTTGATCAAATTCATCATCAGTTACGTCTTAAGCTAAAATATTCTTGA
- a CDS encoding reverse transcriptase domain-containing protein → MANIALRGMENEIKNLAESMSVIRPDRKLAGRKQKRSAISLIRYADDFVILHEDITVVHRCQEVISKWLANMGLELKPSKTRIAHTLENYQKEKAGLLRLRV, encoded by the coding sequence TTGGCTAATATCGCTCTCCGCGGGATGGAAAACGAAATTAAAAACCTAGCAGAGAGTATGTCTGTGATAAGACCCGATAGGAAATTAGCAGGCAGAAAGCAAAAAAGGTCAGCAATAAGCCTCATTCGTTATGCCGATGACTTTGTGATTCTTCATGAAGACATAACCGTCGTCCATAGATGTCAAGAGGTAATTTCCAAATGGCTAGCAAATATGGGGTTGGAACTAAAACCGAGCAAGACCAGAATCGCCCACACCCTTGAAAATTATCAAAAAGAAAAAGCTGGACTTTTGCGACTTCGGGTATAA
- a CDS encoding TIGR02450 family Trp-rich protein: MSKKQKFPHLVGSKWTAQQKTWGWRHFEVVNRKNQGKWVFAEMVASCDPDVRFWINAQQLKDQNLWQPGWKPLKEL, encoded by the coding sequence ATGTCAAAAAAACAAAAATTTCCACATTTAGTGGGTTCTAAATGGACAGCACAGCAAAAAACTTGGGGATGGCGACATTTTGAGGTGGTTAATCGAAAAAATCAGGGAAAATGGGTATTTGCAGAAATGGTAGCTTCTTGTGATCCTGATGTAAGATTTTGGATTAATGCCCAACAATTAAAAGATCAAAATTTATGGCAACCTGGTTGGAAGCCATTAAAGGAATTATAG
- a CDS encoding ammonium transporter, whose amino-acid sequence MSQSKQKQGTGSNKPSLWQSPLFQPLRVITRSFSPYWLACIPLAALIIVLWDTAAHAQDFEGPDSVEELRAVLDSIFLLFASVLVIFMNAGFGMLETGFSRQKNAVNILSKNLIVFAVATIAYWAIGFAFMYGGAEGNPFIGTSGFFFANEAAPYGDPEYPEGVPIAISFLFQVAFAATAATIVSGAVAERVKFGPFLTFSFLLVAISYPITGRWGWDELGWLGEMEFNDFAGSTIVHSVGGWAALVGAFLIGPRTGKYREEGGTNAIPGHNMSIATLGCLILWIGWFGFNPGSELAATANVPYIALTTNLSAAAGGVTATATSWLRDKKPDLSMIINGILAGLVGITAGCASVNYISAIIIGGIAGVIVVFSVSFFDKIKIDDPVGAISVHLVCGAWGTFAVGIFDGGTNPITQIIGILAIGAFTVVFSGIVWGILKATVGIRVSAEEEVQGLDIGEHGMEAYSGFVKEADVLTGGFSSSMSSKGEEFPRGSEG is encoded by the coding sequence ATGTCTCAAAGCAAACAAAAGCAGGGAACTGGCTCTAACAAGCCCTCTCTGTGGCAATCACCGTTATTTCAACCCTTACGAGTGATCACTCGTTCCTTTTCTCCCTATTGGCTAGCTTGTATTCCCTTAGCCGCGCTTATTATTGTGCTTTGGGATACAGCAGCTCATGCTCAAGATTTTGAAGGTCCTGATAGTGTTGAAGAACTCAGAGCCGTTTTAGATTCCATTTTCTTACTTTTTGCCTCAGTTCTCGTTATTTTTATGAACGCTGGCTTCGGGATGCTAGAAACTGGCTTCTCTCGTCAGAAAAATGCAGTTAACATTCTCTCGAAAAACTTAATTGTATTTGCGGTAGCCACCATTGCTTATTGGGCAATTGGCTTTGCCTTTATGTATGGAGGCGCAGAAGGAAATCCCTTTATTGGCACTTCTGGCTTCTTCTTTGCTAATGAAGCTGCTCCTTATGGTGATCCAGAGTATCCAGAGGGGGTTCCCATTGCCATTTCCTTTTTATTCCAAGTTGCCTTTGCCGCTACCGCTGCCACCATTGTTTCTGGGGCAGTTGCTGAACGGGTAAAATTTGGCCCCTTTTTAACATTTAGTTTCCTCTTAGTTGCCATTTCTTATCCCATTACGGGTCGTTGGGGCTGGGATGAGCTCGGATGGCTCGGTGAAATGGAGTTTAATGACTTTGCAGGCTCAACCATTGTTCACTCCGTAGGAGGCTGGGCTGCTTTAGTGGGTGCATTTTTGATTGGCCCCCGTACTGGAAAATATCGGGAGGAGGGTGGTACTAATGCCATTCCTGGTCATAATATGAGTATTGCTACCCTTGGTTGCTTAATTTTATGGATTGGCTGGTTTGGCTTTAATCCCGGCTCAGAATTAGCCGCAACAGCAAATGTTCCTTATATCGCGCTGACTACTAACTTATCGGCGGCAGCAGGGGGAGTCACCGCAACTGCCACATCTTGGCTCCGAGATAAAAAACCTGACTTATCCATGATTATTAACGGTATTCTTGCTGGGTTAGTTGGCATCACAGCAGGTTGTGCTTCAGTCAATTACATTTCAGCAATCATTATTGGTGGTATTGCAGGGGTGATTGTTGTTTTCTCCGTTAGTTTCTTCGATAAGATAAAAATTGATGATCCCGTCGGGGCAATTTCGGTTCACCTCGTTTGTGGTGCTTGGGGAACATTTGCTGTAGGAATCTTTGATGGCGGTACTAATCCCATTACTCAAATCATTGGTATTTTAGCGATTGGGGCATTTACCGTGGTCTTTAGCGGAATTGTCTGGGGAATTCTCAAAGCAACTGTTGGGATTCGTGTTAGTGCTGAAGAAGAAGTACAAGGACTTGATATTGGCGAACACGGTATGGAAGCCTACAGTGGTTTTGTGAAAGAAGCTGATGTGTTAACAGGCGGTTTCAGCAGTTCCATGAGTAGCAAGGGTGAGGAATTTCCTCGCGGTTCTGAGGGCTAG
- a CDS encoding hemolysin family protein yields MFVISGFFSGSETAITAFDNLKLRGLIKEKGDPRGTFRLVLENRTRFIITLLLGNNLVNNFAAVLTSNLFAIWLGNAGLGIATAVVTIIVLIFAEITPKSLAINNVMAIFKLVVGPIYLLSRLLSCFGIIYLFENIAQWTVKLFQKLLSNNDQQGESLTDLQLMIELLGGKGKLDLYKHQLLHKALMLDQLSAKDVVKPRIAMRTISHQATLQELVEFCLETGYSRVPVQGESKDEIVGIMNLKQALQYLHNLPQDASQQVLVTEVMTPPTYIPETKQVASTLKEMLQQRLHIVIVVDEYGGTVGLLTLEDILEELVGEIYDESDLPRSRQQRRI; encoded by the coding sequence ATGTTCGTTATATCCGGATTTTTTTCAGGATCAGAAACAGCAATTACAGCTTTTGATAATTTAAAACTACGAGGATTAATTAAGGAAAAAGGTGATCCTAGAGGAACATTTCGCTTAGTTTTAGAAAATCGAACGCGGTTCATTATCACACTTTTACTGGGTAATAATTTAGTTAATAATTTTGCCGCTGTTCTTACTAGTAATTTATTTGCAATTTGGTTAGGTAATGCTGGGTTAGGAATTGCCACTGCTGTAGTTACTATTATTGTTCTGATTTTTGCTGAAATTACTCCCAAGTCTTTAGCGATTAATAATGTGATGGCAATTTTTAAATTGGTCGTTGGTCCAATTTATTTATTGTCAAGACTTCTTTCATGTTTTGGTATTATTTATCTCTTTGAAAATATTGCTCAATGGACTGTTAAGTTATTTCAAAAATTACTGAGTAATAATGATCAGCAAGGAGAATCATTAACAGATTTACAGTTGATGATTGAATTATTAGGGGGGAAAGGAAAACTCGATCTGTATAAGCACCAGTTATTGCATAAAGCACTGATGTTAGATCAGCTAAGTGCAAAAGATGTGGTTAAACCGAGAATTGCGATGCGGACAATTTCTCATCAAGCAACCTTACAGGAGTTGGTGGAATTTTGTTTAGAAACTGGGTATTCTCGTGTTCCAGTACAGGGAGAATCAAAAGATGAAATTGTGGGGATTATGAACTTAAAACAAGCCTTACAATATTTGCATAACCTTCCGCAAGATGCCAGTCAACAAGTATTAGTAACTGAAGTAATGACTCCCCCCACCTATATTCCTGAAACCAAGCAGGTGGCGAGTACCTTAAAGGAAATGTTACAACAACGACTTCATATTGTGATTGTGGTTGATGAATATGGGGGAACTGTTGGATTATTGACCCTTGAGGATATTCTAGAGGAGTTGGTTGGAGAAATTTATGATGAAAGTGATCTGCCTCGTTCTCGCCAGCAACGGAGAATTTAA
- a CDS encoding DUF1828 domain-containing protein — protein MLTDTVIQDFKRKVCEEVRLLEEGNNRFRVFTPFRFDDGDHLSIVLKKEDNEWLISDEGHTYLHLSYKIHPNDLFSGTRWEIIESTLAEFQVEDRLGELIMRVENDRYGNAFYNFTQALIKISDITYLSRERVKSTFYEDFKALIEENIPKERYDFEWHDEQVDPEGVYTVDCHINNLATPLYLYAINSDNKMKDTAISIFQFEKWDKIFKPVAIFEDETKMTKKALKKFSKICTKQFPSLENNQANIIEYLKKQLQSV, from the coding sequence ATGCTTACAGACACAGTAATACAGGATTTTAAAAGAAAAGTCTGTGAAGAAGTCCGTCTATTAGAAGAGGGAAATAATCGTTTTCGTGTTTTCACTCCTTTCCGCTTTGATGATGGAGATCATTTAAGTATTGTTCTAAAAAAAGAAGATAATGAATGGCTTATATCTGATGAAGGTCATACTTATCTACATCTTAGCTATAAAATCCATCCTAATGATTTGTTCAGTGGAACGCGATGGGAAATTATTGAATCTACTCTCGCTGAATTTCAAGTAGAAGATAGATTGGGTGAACTAATCATGAGAGTTGAAAATGATAGATATGGAAATGCTTTTTATAATTTTACTCAAGCCTTAATTAAAATTTCTGACATTACTTATTTATCAAGAGAAAGGGTTAAATCTACATTTTATGAAGATTTTAAGGCTTTAATCGAGGAAAATATTCCAAAAGAAAGATATGATTTTGAATGGCATGACGAACAAGTTGATCCCGAAGGAGTTTACACTGTTGACTGTCATATCAACAATCTAGCTACTCCTTTGTACCTCTATGCTATCAATAGCGATAATAAAATGAAAGATACTGCTATTTCTATATTTCAATTTGAAAAATGGGATAAAATATTTAAGCCTGTTGCAATATTTGAAGATGAGACTAAAATGACTAAAAAAGCCTTAAAAAAATTCTCTAAAATTTGTACAAAACAATTTCCTAGTTTAGAGAACAACCAAGCAAACATTATTGAATATTTAAAGAAACAGTTACAGTCAGTCTAG
- the scpB gene encoding SMC-Scp complex subunit ScpB, whose translation MNEPRLATKIEAILYLKAQPLSLKEVSEYTQRDRAEVEDAILELMSDYAHRDSALEVVETPNGYSLQLRSTYQNILQDLVPAELGVGALRTLAAIALKNPIRQTDLIELRGSSAYQQVQELVELELVKKRREGRSYWLEVTEKFYQYFEIDNINEQLLMNN comes from the coding sequence ATGAATGAGCCTCGGTTAGCTACCAAGATTGAAGCAATTTTATACTTAAAAGCCCAACCCCTGTCCTTAAAAGAAGTAAGTGAATATACACAACGCGATCGCGCTGAAGTGGAAGACGCAATTCTAGAACTCATGTCCGACTATGCCCATCGAGATAGTGCCTTAGAGGTGGTGGAAACCCCAAATGGCTATAGTTTACAATTACGCTCTACTTATCAAAATATCTTACAAGACTTAGTTCCAGCAGAACTCGGAGTCGGAGCTTTAAGAACTCTAGCCGCGATCGCGCTAAAAAACCCGATTCGACAAACCGATTTAATTGAGCTACGAGGAAGCAGTGCTTATCAGCAAGTCCAAGAATTAGTAGAGCTAGAATTGGTCAAAAAGCGCAGAGAAGGGCGTTCTTACTGGCTTGAAGTAACCGAAAAATTTTATCAATATTTTGAAATTGACAACATTAATGAGCAATTACTCATGAATAATTAG